The following are encoded together in the Vigna angularis cultivar LongXiaoDou No.4 chromosome 9, ASM1680809v1, whole genome shotgun sequence genome:
- the LOC108346370 gene encoding protein CURVATURE THYLAKOID 1B, chloroplastic isoform X1, translated as MASTSSALTVSSSSTLFDGKAPRHSPPLSPQCVSLPLPHFHSQNRSWKTTAYNGKIARNVIAMATGEAPAEASSTEVPEIVKTLQETWDKVDDKYAVSSLALVGVIALWGSIGLISAIDRLPLIPGILEIVGIGYTGWFVYKNIVFKPDRENLVQKVKETYNEILGSN; from the exons ATGGCTTCAACCTCTTCTGCTCTCACTGTATCCTCTTCTTCCACACTTTTTGATGGCAAGGCTCCAAGGCACTCACCACCTCTTTCTCCACAATGTGTCAGCCTTCCCCTTCCCCATTTCCACTCTCAAAACCGTTCATGGAAGACCACTGCTTATA ATGGCAAGATTGCTCGTAATGTTATTGCAATGGCCACAGGAGAGGCACCGGCCGAAGCTTCCTCGACTGAGGTGCCAGAGATTGTCAAGACTCTTCAAGAAACT TGGGACAAAGTTGATGATAAGTATGCAGTGAGTTCACTGGCCCTGGTTGGTGTGATTGCATTATGGGGCTCAATTGGATTGATCTCA GCAATTGATAGGCTTCCCTTGATTCCTGGGATTCTTGAGATTGTAGGCATTGGCTACACTGGG TGGTTCGTATATAAGAACATAGTTTTCAAGCCAGACAG GGAAAATTTGGTAcagaaagtaaaagaaacatACAATGAAATACTCGGGAGCAACTGA
- the LOC108346370 gene encoding protein CURVATURE THYLAKOID 1B, chloroplastic isoform X2 — MASTSSALTVSSSSTLFDGKAPRHSPPLSPQCVSLPLPHFHSQNRSWKTTAYREAPAEASSTEVPEIVKTLQETWDKVDDKYAVSSLALVGVIALWGSIGLISAIDRLPLIPGILEIVGIGYTGWFVYKNIVFKPDRENLVQKVKETYNEILGSN, encoded by the exons ATGGCTTCAACCTCTTCTGCTCTCACTGTATCCTCTTCTTCCACACTTTTTGATGGCAAGGCTCCAAGGCACTCACCACCTCTTTCTCCACAATGTGTCAGCCTTCCCCTTCCCCATTTCCACTCTCAAAACCGTTCATGGAAGACCACTGCTTATA GAGAGGCACCGGCCGAAGCTTCCTCGACTGAGGTGCCAGAGATTGTCAAGACTCTTCAAGAAACT TGGGACAAAGTTGATGATAAGTATGCAGTGAGTTCACTGGCCCTGGTTGGTGTGATTGCATTATGGGGCTCAATTGGATTGATCTCA GCAATTGATAGGCTTCCCTTGATTCCTGGGATTCTTGAGATTGTAGGCATTGGCTACACTGGG TGGTTCGTATATAAGAACATAGTTTTCAAGCCAGACAG GGAAAATTTGGTAcagaaagtaaaagaaacatACAATGAAATACTCGGGAGCAACTGA